One region of Bombus affinis isolate iyBomAffi1 chromosome 3, iyBomAffi1.2, whole genome shotgun sequence genomic DNA includes:
- the LOC126914663 gene encoding zinc finger protein 157-like isoform X3 codes for MAVVEEFDYLCRLCATKTGILMGLPIFEAGDQMRNIDKKIAACLPVQVSMTDQLPKVVCEECAYKLDQLFDFREKCLHTEAVFMEMLKEIAKQEIVRISKRDLEEVEEMKRIQRNIDRIQNNMENVQNHVTPQETAEPTIHTMQVIDEIDLAAGEQVVTQEEMGQQDTDIEVTGIDCLDGDTARMVDEHIREVSNHQIAMHLEGDMTVVGNLTVSGHLSQLGINYVTSINPEDQNRESIVHYCDNVKYESVPIKQEYHRLRDRLTTEDPANVLENNVPHENFAPAQPETGSDIEETRVVENETPRHTTSQTNTMASTSQITTGSPEILVEYTKRAKHALLETALNNPTVDETGSHWYVCPFCNEATLGSNNMIAHFEQYFCCCPCGLYFTSVDALNVHKERCDVYKSKTMDKEKQITEPELVSSQDEVNIEEKKQTTVRQKWTPKVCTQCGKQYRTNYKLQEHMRKHTGEKPFQCVTCEKAFRSKIGLAQHAATHTGQYDYNCSTCGKGFQSKSYLVLHQRVHSDLKPFPCNTCGQHFKTKQSLLDHQNRHLGVKPYVCEICGKGFITKGLCKSHQKIHSGEKPYLCEVCGKGFLTRVDLKIHSTMHTGEKSFKCDMCGKVFARRAALRCHRRLHTGERPYRCDVCGKTFTQFTPMAIHKRLHTGERPYECDACGKTFVSRSTMMCHKKKHHGTAPVQKDEPVPRQNEIKNILPAEIVLRDSQEGIQITAD; via the exons ATGGCCGTCGTTGAGGAATTTGATTATTTATGTCGTTTATGTGCGACCAAAACGGGTATTCTAATGGGATTACCGATCTTCGAAGCCGGCGATCAGATGCGCAACATTGACAAGAAAATAGCCGCATGTTTGCCAGTGCAG GTGTCTATGACTGATCAATTACCAAAAGTGGTATGCGAAGAGTGTGCTTATAAATTGGATCAGCTGTTTGATTTTCGTGAAAAATGTTTACATACTGAGGCAGTATTCATGGAAATGTTAAAAGAAATTGCCAAGCAAGAGATTGTTCGCATATCAAAAAGGGATTtggaagaagtagaagaaatGAAGAGGATTCAGAGAAATATTGACAGAATACaaaataatatggaaaacgtaCAAAATCATGTAACTCCCCAAGAAACAGCAGAGCCTACTATACATACTATGCAAGTCATAGATGAAATAGATTTGGCAGCTGGTGAACAAGTTGTTACACAAGAAGAAATGGGACAACAAGATACAGATATTGAGGTTACTGGTATCGACTGTTTAGATGGGGATACAGCTAGAATGGTGGATGAACATATACGAGAA GTTTCTAATCATCAAATAGCAATGCATTTGGAGGGTGATATGACTGTAGTTGGAAATTTAACAGTGAGTGGTCATTTGAGTCAATTAGGAATAAATTATGTTACTTCAATAAATCCTGAAGATCAAAATCGAGAATCAATTGTACATTATTGTGATAATGTAAAGTATGAATCAGTACCAATAAAACAAGAATATCATAGGTTGCGAGATAGATTAACCACAGAAGATCCTGCAAATGTACTTGAAAATAAT GTACCACATGAGAATTTTGCTCCTGCTCAACCAGAGACTGGTAGTGATATAGAAGAAACACGTGTAGTTGAAAATGAAACTCCTAGGCATACAACTTCTCAAACAAATACTATGGCATCAACAAGTCAAATAACAACTGGAAGTCCAGAAATTTTAGTAGAATATACAAAAAGAGCCAAACATGCATTATTAGAAACAGCATTAAATAATCCTACAGTTGATGAAACAGGTTCACATTGGTATGTGTGTCCATTTTGTAATGAAGCAACATTAGGTTCGAATAATATGATAGCACATTTTGAACAATATTTTTGCTGTTGTCCTTGTGGTTTATATTTTACAAGTGTAGATGCCTTAAATGTACATAAGGAAAGATGTGATGTATATAAAAGTAAAACAATGGACAAAGAAAAACAAATCACAGAACCTGAATTAGTGTCTTCTCAAGATGAAGTAAATatagaagaaaaaaaacaaacaacTGTAAGGCAGAAATGGACTCCAAAAGTTTGCACTCAATGTGGTAAACAGTACAGGACgaattataaattacaagaaCATATGCGGAAACATACTGGTGAAAAGCCTTTTCAGTGTGTGACTTGTGAAAAAGCATTTCGTAGTAAAATTGGACTTGCACAACATGCGGCTACACATACAGGGCAATATGATTACAATTGCTCCACATGTGGTAAAGGTTTTCAATCTAAAAGTTATCTTGTTCTTCACCAAAGAGTACATTCAGATTTAAAGCCTTTTCCATGCAACACTTGCGGACAACATTTTAAAACGAAACAATCATTATTAGATCATCAAAATAGACATCTTGGGGTCAAACCATATGTATGTGAAATTTGTGGCAAAGGTTTTATAACCAAAGGACTCTGTAAAAGTCATCAAAAAATACACTCGG GTGAAAAGCCGTATTTGTGTGAAGTTTGTGGTAAAGGATTTTTAACAAGAGTCGATCTTAAAATTCATTCAACAATGCACACGGGAGAAAAAAGCTTTAAATGCGATATGTGCGGGAAAGTATTCGCCAGAAGGGCAGCGTTAAGGTGTCATAGGAGATTGCACACCGGAGAACGGCCTTACAGATGCGATGTATGTGGTAAAACATTCACACAGTTCACTCCTATGGCCATTCATAAAAGATTACATACCGGAGAGCGACCGTATGAATGTGATGCATGTGGCAAAACATTTGTATCGAGATCAACCATGATGTGTCATAAAAAAAAACACCATGGTACAGCACCCGTGCAAAAAGATGAACCAGTTCCTcgtcaaaatgaaataaaaaatatcttacCAGCAGAAATTGTACTCCGAGATTCCCAGGAAGGAATTCAAATTACCGCAGATTGA
- the LOC126914663 gene encoding zinc finger and SCAN domain-containing protein 12-like isoform X2 has product MAVVEEFDYLCRLCATKTGILMGLPIFEAGDQMRNIDKKIAACLPVQVSMTDQLPKVVCEECAYKLDQLFDFREKCLHTEAVFMEMLKEIAKQEIVRISKRDLEEVEEMKRIQRNIDRIQNNMENVQNHVTPQETAEPTIHTMQVIDEIDLAAGEQVVTQEEMGQQDTDIEVTGIDCLDGDTARMVDEHIREVSNHQIAMHLEGDMTVVGNLTVSGHLSQLGINYVTSINPEDQNRESIVHYCDNVKYESVPIKQEYHRLRDRLTTEDPANVLENNVPHENFAPAQPETGSDIEETRVVENETPRHTTSQTNTMASTSQITTGSPEILVEYTKRAKHALLETALNNPTVDETGSHWYVCPFCNEATLGSNNMIAHFEQYFCCCPCGLYFTSVDALNVHKERCDVYKSKTMDKEKQITEPELVSSQDEVNIEEKKQTTVRQKWTPKVCTQCGKQYRTNYKLQEHMRKHTGEKPFQCVTCEKAFRSKIGLAQHAATHTGQYDYNCSTCGKGFQSKSYLVLHQRVHSDLKPFPCNTCGQHFKTKQSLLDHQNRHLGVKPYVCEICGKGFITKGLCKSHQKIHSGMDNREKPYLCEVCGKGFLTRVDLKIHSTMHTGEKSFKCDMCGKVFARRAALRCHRRLHTGERPYRCDVCGKTFTQFTPMAIHKRLHTGERPYECDACGKTFVSRSTMMCHKKKHHGTAPVQKDEPVPRQNEIKNILPAEIVLRDSQEGIQITAD; this is encoded by the exons ATGGCCGTCGTTGAGGAATTTGATTATTTATGTCGTTTATGTGCGACCAAAACGGGTATTCTAATGGGATTACCGATCTTCGAAGCCGGCGATCAGATGCGCAACATTGACAAGAAAATAGCCGCATGTTTGCCAGTGCAG GTGTCTATGACTGATCAATTACCAAAAGTGGTATGCGAAGAGTGTGCTTATAAATTGGATCAGCTGTTTGATTTTCGTGAAAAATGTTTACATACTGAGGCAGTATTCATGGAAATGTTAAAAGAAATTGCCAAGCAAGAGATTGTTCGCATATCAAAAAGGGATTtggaagaagtagaagaaatGAAGAGGATTCAGAGAAATATTGACAGAATACaaaataatatggaaaacgtaCAAAATCATGTAACTCCCCAAGAAACAGCAGAGCCTACTATACATACTATGCAAGTCATAGATGAAATAGATTTGGCAGCTGGTGAACAAGTTGTTACACAAGAAGAAATGGGACAACAAGATACAGATATTGAGGTTACTGGTATCGACTGTTTAGATGGGGATACAGCTAGAATGGTGGATGAACATATACGAGAA GTTTCTAATCATCAAATAGCAATGCATTTGGAGGGTGATATGACTGTAGTTGGAAATTTAACAGTGAGTGGTCATTTGAGTCAATTAGGAATAAATTATGTTACTTCAATAAATCCTGAAGATCAAAATCGAGAATCAATTGTACATTATTGTGATAATGTAAAGTATGAATCAGTACCAATAAAACAAGAATATCATAGGTTGCGAGATAGATTAACCACAGAAGATCCTGCAAATGTACTTGAAAATAAT GTACCACATGAGAATTTTGCTCCTGCTCAACCAGAGACTGGTAGTGATATAGAAGAAACACGTGTAGTTGAAAATGAAACTCCTAGGCATACAACTTCTCAAACAAATACTATGGCATCAACAAGTCAAATAACAACTGGAAGTCCAGAAATTTTAGTAGAATATACAAAAAGAGCCAAACATGCATTATTAGAAACAGCATTAAATAATCCTACAGTTGATGAAACAGGTTCACATTGGTATGTGTGTCCATTTTGTAATGAAGCAACATTAGGTTCGAATAATATGATAGCACATTTTGAACAATATTTTTGCTGTTGTCCTTGTGGTTTATATTTTACAAGTGTAGATGCCTTAAATGTACATAAGGAAAGATGTGATGTATATAAAAGTAAAACAATGGACAAAGAAAAACAAATCACAGAACCTGAATTAGTGTCTTCTCAAGATGAAGTAAATatagaagaaaaaaaacaaacaacTGTAAGGCAGAAATGGACTCCAAAAGTTTGCACTCAATGTGGTAAACAGTACAGGACgaattataaattacaagaaCATATGCGGAAACATACTGGTGAAAAGCCTTTTCAGTGTGTGACTTGTGAAAAAGCATTTCGTAGTAAAATTGGACTTGCACAACATGCGGCTACACATACAGGGCAATATGATTACAATTGCTCCACATGTGGTAAAGGTTTTCAATCTAAAAGTTATCTTGTTCTTCACCAAAGAGTACATTCAGATTTAAAGCCTTTTCCATGCAACACTTGCGGACAACATTTTAAAACGAAACAATCATTATTAGATCATCAAAATAGACATCTTGGGGTCAAACCATATGTATGTGAAATTTGTGGCAAAGGTTTTATAACCAAAGGACTCTGTAAAAGTCATCAAAAAATACACTCGGGTATGGATAATC GTGAAAAGCCGTATTTGTGTGAAGTTTGTGGTAAAGGATTTTTAACAAGAGTCGATCTTAAAATTCATTCAACAATGCACACGGGAGAAAAAAGCTTTAAATGCGATATGTGCGGGAAAGTATTCGCCAGAAGGGCAGCGTTAAGGTGTCATAGGAGATTGCACACCGGAGAACGGCCTTACAGATGCGATGTATGTGGTAAAACATTCACACAGTTCACTCCTATGGCCATTCATAAAAGATTACATACCGGAGAGCGACCGTATGAATGTGATGCATGTGGCAAAACATTTGTATCGAGATCAACCATGATGTGTCATAAAAAAAAACACCATGGTACAGCACCCGTGCAAAAAGATGAACCAGTTCCTcgtcaaaatgaaataaaaaatatcttacCAGCAGAAATTGTACTCCGAGATTCCCAGGAAGGAATTCAAATTACCGCAGATTGA
- the LOC126914663 gene encoding zinc finger protein 157-like isoform X1, whose product MAVVEEFDYLCRLCATKTGILMGLPIFEAGDQMRNIDKKIAACLPVQVSMTDQLPKVVCEECAYKLDQLFDFREKCLHTEAVFMEMLKEIAKQEIVRISKRDLEEVEEMKRIQRNIDRIQNNMENVQNHVTPQETAEPTIHTMQVIDEIDLAAGEQVVTQEEMGQQDTDIEVTGIDCLDGDTARMVDEHIREVSNHQIAMHLEGDMTVVGNLTVSGHLSQLGINYVTSINPEDQNRESIVHYCDNVKYESVPIKQEYHRLRDRLTTEDPANVLENNVPHENFAPAQPETGSDIEETRVVENETPRHTTSQTNTMASTSQITTGSPEILVEYTKRAKHALLETALNNPTVDETGSHWYVCPFCNEATLGSNNMIAHFEQYFCCCPCGLYFTSVDALNVHKERCDVYKSKTMDKEKQITEPELVSSQDEVNIEEKKQTTVRQKWTPKVCTQCGKQYRTNYKLQEHMRKHTGEKPFQCVTCEKAFRSKIGLAQHAATHTGQYDYNCSTCGKGFQSKSYLVLHQRVHSDLKPFPCNTCGQHFKTKQSLLDHQNRHLGVKPYVCEICGKGFITKGLCKSHQKIHSGMDNRQYPCVVCNKMFVSKSYLNTHLRIHTGEKPYLCEVCGKGFLTRVDLKIHSTMHTGEKSFKCDMCGKVFARRAALRCHRRLHTGERPYRCDVCGKTFTQFTPMAIHKRLHTGERPYECDACGKTFVSRSTMMCHKKKHHGTAPVQKDEPVPRQNEIKNILPAEIVLRDSQEGIQITAD is encoded by the exons ATGGCCGTCGTTGAGGAATTTGATTATTTATGTCGTTTATGTGCGACCAAAACGGGTATTCTAATGGGATTACCGATCTTCGAAGCCGGCGATCAGATGCGCAACATTGACAAGAAAATAGCCGCATGTTTGCCAGTGCAG GTGTCTATGACTGATCAATTACCAAAAGTGGTATGCGAAGAGTGTGCTTATAAATTGGATCAGCTGTTTGATTTTCGTGAAAAATGTTTACATACTGAGGCAGTATTCATGGAAATGTTAAAAGAAATTGCCAAGCAAGAGATTGTTCGCATATCAAAAAGGGATTtggaagaagtagaagaaatGAAGAGGATTCAGAGAAATATTGACAGAATACaaaataatatggaaaacgtaCAAAATCATGTAACTCCCCAAGAAACAGCAGAGCCTACTATACATACTATGCAAGTCATAGATGAAATAGATTTGGCAGCTGGTGAACAAGTTGTTACACAAGAAGAAATGGGACAACAAGATACAGATATTGAGGTTACTGGTATCGACTGTTTAGATGGGGATACAGCTAGAATGGTGGATGAACATATACGAGAA GTTTCTAATCATCAAATAGCAATGCATTTGGAGGGTGATATGACTGTAGTTGGAAATTTAACAGTGAGTGGTCATTTGAGTCAATTAGGAATAAATTATGTTACTTCAATAAATCCTGAAGATCAAAATCGAGAATCAATTGTACATTATTGTGATAATGTAAAGTATGAATCAGTACCAATAAAACAAGAATATCATAGGTTGCGAGATAGATTAACCACAGAAGATCCTGCAAATGTACTTGAAAATAAT GTACCACATGAGAATTTTGCTCCTGCTCAACCAGAGACTGGTAGTGATATAGAAGAAACACGTGTAGTTGAAAATGAAACTCCTAGGCATACAACTTCTCAAACAAATACTATGGCATCAACAAGTCAAATAACAACTGGAAGTCCAGAAATTTTAGTAGAATATACAAAAAGAGCCAAACATGCATTATTAGAAACAGCATTAAATAATCCTACAGTTGATGAAACAGGTTCACATTGGTATGTGTGTCCATTTTGTAATGAAGCAACATTAGGTTCGAATAATATGATAGCACATTTTGAACAATATTTTTGCTGTTGTCCTTGTGGTTTATATTTTACAAGTGTAGATGCCTTAAATGTACATAAGGAAAGATGTGATGTATATAAAAGTAAAACAATGGACAAAGAAAAACAAATCACAGAACCTGAATTAGTGTCTTCTCAAGATGAAGTAAATatagaagaaaaaaaacaaacaacTGTAAGGCAGAAATGGACTCCAAAAGTTTGCACTCAATGTGGTAAACAGTACAGGACgaattataaattacaagaaCATATGCGGAAACATACTGGTGAAAAGCCTTTTCAGTGTGTGACTTGTGAAAAAGCATTTCGTAGTAAAATTGGACTTGCACAACATGCGGCTACACATACAGGGCAATATGATTACAATTGCTCCACATGTGGTAAAGGTTTTCAATCTAAAAGTTATCTTGTTCTTCACCAAAGAGTACATTCAGATTTAAAGCCTTTTCCATGCAACACTTGCGGACAACATTTTAAAACGAAACAATCATTATTAGATCATCAAAATAGACATCTTGGGGTCAAACCATATGTATGTGAAATTTGTGGCAAAGGTTTTATAACCAAAGGACTCTGTAAAAGTCATCAAAAAATACACTCGGGTATGGATAATCGTCAGTATCCATGTGTGGTATGCAATAAAATGTTTGTTAGTAAAAGTTATCTGAACACTCATTTACGCATTCACACAGGTGAAAAGCCGTATTTGTGTGAAGTTTGTGGTAAAGGATTTTTAACAAGAGTCGATCTTAAAATTCATTCAACAATGCACACGGGAGAAAAAAGCTTTAAATGCGATATGTGCGGGAAAGTATTCGCCAGAAGGGCAGCGTTAAGGTGTCATAGGAGATTGCACACCGGAGAACGGCCTTACAGATGCGATGTATGTGGTAAAACATTCACACAGTTCACTCCTATGGCCATTCATAAAAGATTACATACCGGAGAGCGACCGTATGAATGTGATGCATGTGGCAAAACATTTGTATCGAGATCAACCATGATGTGTCATAAAAAAAAACACCATGGTACAGCACCCGTGCAAAAAGATGAACCAGTTCCTcgtcaaaatgaaataaaaaatatcttacCAGCAGAAATTGTACTCCGAGATTCCCAGGAAGGAATTCAAATTACCGCAGATTGA
- the LOC126914692 gene encoding U4/U6.U5 tri-snRNP-associated protein 2 isoform X2 → MATSKSGNQQKRKLVIERNNLDEEIAKKAKIIKTNSEAPRLCPYLDTINRQFLDFDFEKLCSVSLSKINVYACLVCGKYFQGRGTNTHAYTHSVAESHHVFLNLHTLKFYCLPDNYEIIDSSLDDIKYVLNPTFDKAQIAQLDKSDKLSRAIDGSLYSPGIVGMNNIKANDYCNVILQALSHVTPLRDFFLRESNYSHVKRPPGDSSYLLVQRFGELMRKLWNPRNFKAHVSPHEMLQAVVLWSKKRFQFTEQGDPIDFLSWFLNALHLALNGTKKRDSSIVYKTFLGHMRIYTRKIPPLELDESQRSELLHTVEYGETVTESPFLYLTCDLPPPPLFKDQFTENIIPQVNLYTLLNKFNAVTEKEYKTYKENFMKRFEITELPPYLILYIKRFTKNTFFVEKNPTIVNFPVKNVDFGDILTPEVKQRHPFTTYDLVANIVHDGEPGQGTYRVHILHRATGQWYELQDLHVTQILPQMITLTEAYIQVCINNEHFK, encoded by the exons ATGGCGACAAGTAAATCAGGGAatcaacaaaaaagaaaattagtGATAGAACGAAATAATTTAGATGAAGAAATTGCCA AAAAAgctaaaattataaaaacaaattcaGAAGCTCCACGATTGTGCCCTTATTTAGATACAATAAATCGCCAATTTTTAGACTttgattttgaaaaattatgtTCAGTATCATTGTCAAAAATTAATGTGTATGCTTGTCTTGTATGTGGAAAGTACTTTCAAGGTAGAGGTACAAACACTCATGCATACACACATAGTGTAGCTGAAAGTCATCATGTTTTTTTAAATCTACatacattaaaattttattgtttacctgacaattatgaaataattg ATTCATCATTGGATGACATAAAATATGTTTTAAATCCAACATTTGATAAAGCACAAATTGCACAATTAGATAAAAGTGATAAATTATCAAGAGCCATAGATGGATCGCTATATTCTCCTGGTATTGTGGGAATGAATAATATTAAAGCAAATGATTATTGTAATGTTATTTTACAA GCACTTTCTCATGTTACACCTTTAAGAGATTTTTTCTTAAGAGAATCTAATTATTCTCATGTCAAAAGGCCACCTGGAGATTCTTCTTATCTTTTAGTTCAACGATTTGGTGAATTAATGAGAAAATTATGGAATCCCCGTAATTTCAAAGCTCATGTCAGTCCACACGAAATGTTACAAGCTGTCGTTTTATGGAGTAAAAAGAGATTTCAATTTACTGAACAGG GTGATCCAATTGATTTTCTTTCATGGTTTTTAAATGCCCTTCATTTAGCATTAAATGGTACAAAAAAGCGTGATTCTAGTATAGTGTATAAAACTTTTTTGGGTCATATGCGGATATATACACGAAAAATACCACCACTTGAGTTGGATGAAAGTCAAAGAAGTGAATTACTTCATACGGTAGAATATGGCGAAACTGTAACAGAAAGCCCATTTTTATATTTGACATGTGATCTTCCACCACCACCTCTTTTCAAAGACCAATTTACTGAAAATATTATTCCTCAA GTCAATTTGTACACATTATTGAATAAATTTAATGCTGTAACTGAGAAAGAGTACAAAACatataaagaaaattttatgAAGAGATTTGAAATAACAGAACTTCCCCCTTATCTCATACTTTATATAAAA agGTTTACAAAGAACACATTCTTTGTGGAAAAAAATCCCACCATAGTTAATTTCCCAGTTAA AAATGTAGATTTTGGAGATATTTTAACACCTGAAGTAAAACAAAGACATCCATTTACAACATATGATTTAGTAGCAAATATAGTTCACGATGGTGAACCTGGTCAAGGAACGTATAGAGTTCACATTTTACATAGAGCAACTGGTCAGTGGTACGAGTTGCAGGATTTACACGTAACTCAAATTTTGCCACAAATGATAACATTAACTGAAGCATATATACAAGTATGTATTAATAACGAACATTTT
- the LOC126914692 gene encoding U4/U6.U5 tri-snRNP-associated protein 2 isoform X1 → MATSKSGNQQKRKLVIERNNLDEEIAKKAKIIKTNSEAPRLCPYLDTINRQFLDFDFEKLCSVSLSKINVYACLVCGKYFQGRGTNTHAYTHSVAESHHVFLNLHTLKFYCLPDNYEIIDSSLDDIKYVLNPTFDKAQIAQLDKSDKLSRAIDGSLYSPGIVGMNNIKANDYCNVILQALSHVTPLRDFFLRESNYSHVKRPPGDSSYLLVQRFGELMRKLWNPRNFKAHVSPHEMLQAVVLWSKKRFQFTEQGDPIDFLSWFLNALHLALNGTKKRDSSIVYKTFLGHMRIYTRKIPPLELDESQRSELLHTVEYGETVTESPFLYLTCDLPPPPLFKDQFTENIIPQVNLYTLLNKFNAVTEKEYKTYKENFMKRFEITELPPYLILYIKRFTKNTFFVEKNPTIVNFPVKNVDFGDILTPEVKQRHPFTTYDLVANIVHDGEPGQGTYRVHILHRATGQWYELQDLHVTQILPQMITLTEAYIQIYELKNDVYSENGNN, encoded by the exons ATGGCGACAAGTAAATCAGGGAatcaacaaaaaagaaaattagtGATAGAACGAAATAATTTAGATGAAGAAATTGCCA AAAAAgctaaaattataaaaacaaattcaGAAGCTCCACGATTGTGCCCTTATTTAGATACAATAAATCGCCAATTTTTAGACTttgattttgaaaaattatgtTCAGTATCATTGTCAAAAATTAATGTGTATGCTTGTCTTGTATGTGGAAAGTACTTTCAAGGTAGAGGTACAAACACTCATGCATACACACATAGTGTAGCTGAAAGTCATCATGTTTTTTTAAATCTACatacattaaaattttattgtttacctgacaattatgaaataattg ATTCATCATTGGATGACATAAAATATGTTTTAAATCCAACATTTGATAAAGCACAAATTGCACAATTAGATAAAAGTGATAAATTATCAAGAGCCATAGATGGATCGCTATATTCTCCTGGTATTGTGGGAATGAATAATATTAAAGCAAATGATTATTGTAATGTTATTTTACAA GCACTTTCTCATGTTACACCTTTAAGAGATTTTTTCTTAAGAGAATCTAATTATTCTCATGTCAAAAGGCCACCTGGAGATTCTTCTTATCTTTTAGTTCAACGATTTGGTGAATTAATGAGAAAATTATGGAATCCCCGTAATTTCAAAGCTCATGTCAGTCCACACGAAATGTTACAAGCTGTCGTTTTATGGAGTAAAAAGAGATTTCAATTTACTGAACAGG GTGATCCAATTGATTTTCTTTCATGGTTTTTAAATGCCCTTCATTTAGCATTAAATGGTACAAAAAAGCGTGATTCTAGTATAGTGTATAAAACTTTTTTGGGTCATATGCGGATATATACACGAAAAATACCACCACTTGAGTTGGATGAAAGTCAAAGAAGTGAATTACTTCATACGGTAGAATATGGCGAAACTGTAACAGAAAGCCCATTTTTATATTTGACATGTGATCTTCCACCACCACCTCTTTTCAAAGACCAATTTACTGAAAATATTATTCCTCAA GTCAATTTGTACACATTATTGAATAAATTTAATGCTGTAACTGAGAAAGAGTACAAAACatataaagaaaattttatgAAGAGATTTGAAATAACAGAACTTCCCCCTTATCTCATACTTTATATAAAA agGTTTACAAAGAACACATTCTTTGTGGAAAAAAATCCCACCATAGTTAATTTCCCAGTTAA AAATGTAGATTTTGGAGATATTTTAACACCTGAAGTAAAACAAAGACATCCATTTACAACATATGATTTAGTAGCAAATATAGTTCACGATGGTGAACCTGGTCAAGGAACGTATAGAGTTCACATTTTACATAGAGCAACTGGTCAGTGGTACGAGTTGCAGGATTTACACGTAACTCAAATTTTGCCACAAATGATAACATTAACTGAAGCATATATACAA aTTTATGAACTAAAAAATGATGTATATTCGGAAAATGGCAACAATTAA